The following proteins are encoded in a genomic region of Candida albicans SC5314 chromosome 4, complete sequence:
- a CDS encoding uncharacterized protein (Ortholog of C. dubliniensis CD36 : Cd36_45910, C. parapsilosis CDC317 : CPAR2_501110, Candida tenuis NRRL Y-1498 : CANTEDRAFT_119393 and Debaryomyces hansenii CBS767 : DEHA2E08976g), which produces MDDNNLYDISLTSTTKRSVCQSPLPPPTSQVPLLPPPLSRNSSNNFSTTSLSLASPSSSIPKRVPSLPTLNETTNSSTSIKRPGDYYIQKINSSKSSLNFSPQQQQHHHHHQHQQLMMKQRMSTDSLTSAQSSISDDHSIISSQFDGVASTSSTAASTNTPDSRLNSMTSDSFKDSTVILDSNLDSSSTISQPNATATTTNQALQQPPPQPQPPSHKPNIKSSSASHIPTITPKIRRAHSISAMQTLTRTKSKFISSSEAKQRQKLRKKKYDENDNDDYDDEEISEEFLFNVPIIKNKAELYSLTAANSSKTSHENYGNGNGNGSNHGSANSSSVTILSRNDLVSDRDQYCTIKPCPLPGKLGSSTDLLASVGNRSTSHNDESIIEEEEEEEGEEEKEKEEEDRTEQGHQQDEVGLGIVNDDTTIISNISTYYNQQVEMKNKLARQNVMYKIPNFIKSNSSLEDLHLISLEKLSVIDSTRPSHLPPKSMDERKKHNQQIDKILHNKNNSSPHLIKSPTTRTSFNGSDSLSNNDVVVVYNQEFINLVEELQQATDSKTFSKKFQSQRDMIRTFAWTSNIPNDQCFQFLLKILSLNQSCQDSLNTIKNSFLLFETKFNNLPEFIKSNKMMEFNKLCQEIMTKPLFKTIPLEEQVEFMDKLKSIWNIKAISESGLNQDEIFLISILLKVFPQKSCQDIYCLLELINQEVLTKEFKQKFNNNLLKWNNLNQLYKFQIIPGEFQNLSFNSILQILLQFNDQLPLSLSAPSTPIIGAPSPSIDTTFISATTPSPAELKSCSTQLIIKLFTLLIIYSFSYKTKLKNNIKILETFIMIIFNYYHLNWNNLSQLIKENKSIKLNYTADQLINLNSFVDKWKYVFKRN; this is translated from the coding sequence atggatgataataatttatatgaTATATCATTAACTTCAACAACTAAACGATCGGTATGTCAATcaccattaccaccaccgACATCACAAGTTCCccttcttcctcctccATTATCACGTAActcatcaaataatttcagTACTACTTCTTTATCATTAGCATCACCTTCATCTTCTATACCGAAAAGAGTCCCATCATTACCAACATTGAATGAAACTACTAATTCTTCTACTCTGATTAAACGTCCTGGTGATTATTATATTcagaaaataaattcatcGAAAAgttcattaaatttttctcctcaacaacaacaacatcatcatcatcatcaacaccaacaattaatgatgaaaCAAAGAATGTCGACTGATTCACTCACGTCTGCccaatcatcaatatcagatgatcattcaattatttcatCTCAATTTGATGGGGTGGCTAGTACTAGTTCAACAGCAGCATCAACAAATACTCCTGATTCAAGATTAAATTCCATGACTTCTGATTCTTTTAAAGATAGTACAGTGATTCTTGATTCTAATTTAGATCTGCTGAGTACCATATCTCAACCAAATGCAACCGCCACCACTACTAATCAAGCACtacaacaaccaccaccacaaccacaaccaccgCTGCATAAACCCAATATTAAATCATCGTCAGCTTCACATATACCTACAATTACCCCCAAAATTAGAAGAGCTCATTCAATTTCTGCCATGCAAACATTAACTCGTACCAAAAGTAAATTCATTTCATCTAGTGAAGCTAAACAACGACAAAAATTAcgtaaaaagaaatatgatgaaaatgataatgatgattacGATGATGAAGAGATTCTGGaagaatttttatttaatgtccctataattaaaaataaagcaGAATTATATTCATTAACTGCTGCCAATTCAAGTAAAACATCTCATGAAAACTatggtaatggtaatggtaatggtagTAATCATGGTTCGGctaattcatcatcagtGACTATATTATCAAGAAATGATCTTGTTTCTGATCGTGATCAATATTGTACTATAAAACCATGTCCATTACCTGGGAAATTAGGATCACTGACGGATTTATTAGCCAGTGTTGGTAATAGATCAACGTCACACAACGATGAAAGTATTATcgaggaagaagaagaagaagaaggagaGGAGGAGAAGGAGAAGGAGGAAGAGGATCGTACTGAACAAGGACATCAACAGGATGAAGTTGGATTAGGAATTGTTAATGATGATACAACAATTATATCTAATATATCAACTTATTATAATCAACAGGTTGAAATGAAGAATAAATTAGCTCGTCAAAATGTCATGTATAAAATCCctaattttattaaatctaATAGTTCATTAGAAGATCTTCATTTAATATcacttgaaaaattaagTGTTATTGATTCAACTAGACCAAGTCATTTACCACCAAAATCAATGGATGAAAGGAAAAAacataatcaacaaattgataagATTTTAcataataaaaacaatagtTCACCCCATTTGATTaaatcaccaacaacaagaactaGCTTTAATGGGAGTGACTCCCTTAGTAACaatgatgttgttgttgtgtataatcaagaatttattaacttGGTGGAAGAATTACAACAAGCAACGGATTCGAAAACATTTAGTAAGAAATTCCAATCTCAACGTGATATGATTAGAACATTTGCATGGACTCTGAATATTCCTAATGATCAatgtttccaatttttattaaaaattttgtcaTTGAACCAAAGTTGTCAAGATTCTTTAAACACgataaaaaattcatttttattatttgaaaccaaatttaataatttacctgaatttataaaatctaataaaatgatggaatttaataaattatgtCAAGAAATAATGACAAAACCATTATTTAAAACCATCCCTTTGGAGGAACAAGTTGAATTTATGGATAAATTAAAACTGATTTGGAATATTAAAGCTATATCAGAATCAGGGTTAAATCAAgatgaaatatttttaatttctatattattaaaagttTTCCCACAGAAATCATGTCAAgatatttattgtttattagaATTGATTAATCAAGAAGTTTTGACCAAAgaatttaaacaaaaatttaataataatttattgaaatggaataatttaaatcaattatataaatttcaaatcattcctggtgaatttcaaaatttatcatttaattcaatcTTACAAATTTTATTACAATTTAATGATCAATTACCATTAAGTTTAAGTGCTccatcaacaccaataaTTGGAgcaccatcaccatcaatAGATACTACATTTATCTCAGCCACCACCCCTTCTCCAGCTGAACTAAAATCTTGTTCAActcaattaattattaaattatttacattattaataatttattcattttcttataagacaaaattgaaaaataatataaaaattcTAGAAACTtttataatgataattttcaattattatcatttgaattggaaTAATTTACTgcaattaattaaagaaaataaatcaattaaattgaattatactgctgatcaattaattaatttgaattcatttgttgataaatggAAATAtgtttttaaaagaaactaa
- a CDS encoding mRNA splicing protein (Protein of unknown function; regulation correlates with clinical development of fluconazole resistance; transcript is upregulated in an RHE model of oral candidiasis), giving the protein MTLDLDKLIADEDISYEESISKDPTNISTWISYYNFKSNATSTTSLYNKLFILYRSVKSNPTSIELWQLLIDLVLLEQSQIQSDTIIEIFETALINLSTNHEIWIQFFKYLLLTSSDGDDGEYHINKVTYIRRMFNNCLKSIPLVDHILIWPLYLQFADTIGGITAVKIYLKYKQFLPLSILQGKENVNKQRNYGMNLHEIIDKLRKFGDVENVMKFYYEIITNPNDYAKLPQPIVYYLFQYIDLLIRIKKSFDDDYFETLLTKSLYQYPDHLGKLYIKATKYFKSRGNIEKTRYYYNQGIKKCCTIKDFTMIYDSYLQFEENQVTEITEKVDPESDLGSLYLDDFEKLIDDRKILLNDMKLRQNINDLDTWFERFEIIETQTPDDLNLLIQTLTQALKSINPLKVVTTNNSKLSGIWLKYVDIYSSRGDFQTADLIFSKSVLSQYIDPDELAELYINWSEMILGSDKFPETKAIEILDDILYREYSDINYTDNSKPVQQRIIKSIKLWNFYIDLLESFIESDNQLKEIEKVTNAYQHLIKLKIATPRIMINFAQFLESWNQYEQCFNVLHQALKIFQNDNQIKFEIWNVYLIKAIKHIQLTERIRDLFEQSINEIAAYLVKPILLLYYQYELDQGYTYNAIKILIKSLTEKFTPAQKDHKLSTTNPQQRKEINLSKFEIYKLIMIELGEIQDIEQFNKIGTMAMNDEYLSNYQLFDLGSRFIKFEISTVTATAAATTNGNITTTSDSQWGRIRELFKFLCQSTLLDESWKMWESFEMEYGDELSFKDMLRFKRIVLNSIANDKAIRESANPMGFLKSMSITTTPNTKTESDEKIANPDIIDIDM; this is encoded by the coding sequence ATGACATTGGATTTAGATAAACTAATAGCTGACGAAGATATATCTTACGAAGAATCAATATCTAAAGATCCAACTAATATTTCAACCTGGATATcatattataattttaaatccAATGCCACTTCCACCACCAGTctatataataaattattcattttatATCGTAGTGTTAAATCAAACCCTacatcaattgaattatggcaattattaattgatcttGTGTTATTGGAACAATCACAAATACAATCAGATActattattgaaatatttgaaacGGCATTGATTAATCTACTGACAAACCATGAAATTtggattcaatttttcaaatatctATTATTGACCAGTAGTGATGGTGACGATGGCGAGTATCATATAAATAAGGTGACGTATATAAGGAGAAtgtttaataattgtttgaaaagCATTCCGTTAGTCGATCATATATTGATTTGGCCATTATATTTACAATTTGCCGACACAATAGGTGGTATTACTGCGGTTAAGATatatttaaaatataaacaatttttacCATTGTCAATATTACAGGGGAAAGAGAATGttaataaacaaagaaattatGGGATGAATTTACATGAAATTATAGATAAGTTACGAAAATTTGGTGATGTTGAGAATGTAATGAAATTCTATTATGAAATTATCACTAATCCCAATGATTATGCCAAATTACCCCAaccaattgtttattatttattccaatatattgatttgttaattagaataaagaaatcatttgatgatgacTATTTTGAAACTTTGTTGACAAAATCATTATATCAATATCCAGATCATTTAGGGAAATTATATATCAAGGCAactaaatatttcaaatctCGTGGGaacattgaaaaaactcGTTACTATTACAATCAAGGGATTAAAAAATGTTGTACTATCAAAGATTTTACTATGATATATGATTCATATTTacaatttgaagaaaatcaaGTGACAGAAATAACAGAAAAAGTTGATCCTGAATCAGATTTGGGATCTTTATATTtagatgattttgaaaaattgattgatgatcGGAAAATTTTACTTAATGATATGAAATTACGACAAAATATCAATGATTTAGATACTTGGTttgaaagatttgaaattattgaaaccCAAACTCCGgatgatttaaatttattaattcaaaCATTAACACAAgcattaaaatcaattaatccaTTGAAAGTGGTTACAACAAACAACTCCAAATTAAGCGGGATATGGTTAAAATATGTTGACATTTATTCTAGTCGAGGAGATTTTCAAACTGCcgatttaattttttcaaaatcgGTATTATCACAATATATTGATCCTGATGAATTGGCAGAATTATATATCAATTGGAGTGAAATGATTTTAGGAAGTGATAAATTCCCTGAAACCAAAGCTATTGAAATTCTTGATGATATATTATATCGAGAATATTCTGATATTAATTACACCGACAATAGTAAACCAGTACAACAAAGAATCATCAAATCTATTAAATTATGgaatttttatattgatttattagaatcatttattgaatctgataatcaattgaaagaaattgaaaaagttacTAATGCTTATCaacatttaataaaattgaaaattgccACACCACGAATCATGATAAATTTCGCTCAATTTTTAGAATCTTGGAATCAATATGAACAATGTTTCAATGTATTACATCAAGCATTAAAGATTTTCCAAAAtgataatcaaattaaatttgaaatttggaATGTTTATCTCATTAAAGCCATTAAACATATACAATTAACCGAAAGAATTCGTGATTTATTTGAACAAAGTATAAATGAAATCGCCGCATATTTAGTAAAaccaatattattattatattatcaatatgaATTAGATCAAGGATATACTTATAATGCCATCAagatattaattaaatcattaactGAAAAATTCACACCAGCACAAAAGGAtcataaattatcaacaacaaatccacaacaaagaaaagaaatcaatttactgaaatttgaaatatataaattgataatgattgaATTAGGAGAAATTCAAgatattgaacaatttaataaaatagGGACAATGGCCATGAATGatgaatatttatcaaattatcaattattcGATTTAGGTAGTCGATTTATAAAATTCGAAATATCAACAGTCACCGCCACCGCCGCCGCCACCACCAATGGTAATATCACCACAACTAGTGATAGTCAATGGGGTAGGATTAgagaattatttaaatttttatgTCAATCTACATTATTAGATGAAAGTTGGAAAATGTGGGAATCATTTGAAATGGAATATGGTGATGAATTGAGTTTTAAAGATATGTTACGATTTAAACGTATAGTATTGAATTCAATAGCTAATGATAAAGCCATTAGAGAATCAGCTAATCCAATGGGGTTCCTTAAAAGTATGTCCATAACTACCACCCCCAATACCAAAACTGAATCTGACGAGAAAATTGCAAATCCAGACATAATTGATATAGATATGTAA